Proteins co-encoded in one Metabacillus sp. KUDC1714 genomic window:
- a CDS encoding pyridoxal-phosphate-dependent aminotransferase family protein, translated as MFAFNEINTPLRTIMTPGPVEVDPRVLRAMSTPVLGQFDPAFTQIMNETMEMLRQVFQTKNRWAFPIDGTSRAGIEAVLCSVIEQGDRVLIPIYGRFGHLLTEIAERSGADIHIMECEWGDVFDQEEIINEIKRVKPKVVAIVHGETSTGCMQPLDKIGPACRALNVLCIVDAVATIGGTEVKVDEWQLDAVIGGTQKCLSVPSGMAPISYNDRIEQVINVRKKVEKGIATEDDLLDVKQPIRSNYFDLSQLQDYWGPRRLNHHTEATSMLYALREGTRIVLQEGLKERFERHLLHEKALVEGIKAMGLKLFNDVPWKLPMVTCINIPEGIDGESVRMMLLRQFGIEIASSFGPLQGKIWRIGTMGYSCRKENILFVLAALEGVLIRHGASVQVGQGLQAALNVYELPHLIVK; from the coding sequence ATGTTTGCTTTTAATGAAATAAATACCCCATTACGCACCATAATGACTCCTGGACCTGTTGAAGTGGACCCTAGAGTTTTGCGTGCTATGAGTACGCCGGTACTCGGGCAATTTGATCCAGCTTTTACACAGATAATGAATGAAACAATGGAAATGCTTCGTCAAGTGTTCCAAACAAAAAACAGATGGGCATTTCCAATCGATGGAACATCTCGTGCGGGTATTGAAGCTGTGTTGTGCAGCGTTATTGAACAGGGAGATAGAGTGTTAATCCCGATTTATGGTAGATTTGGACATTTGTTAACTGAAATAGCTGAGCGAAGTGGTGCTGATATTCACATTATGGAATGTGAATGGGGAGATGTTTTCGATCAAGAGGAAATTATAAATGAGATAAAAAGGGTGAAACCAAAAGTAGTAGCAATAGTACATGGTGAAACCTCAACTGGTTGTATGCAGCCTTTAGATAAGATTGGGCCTGCCTGCCGAGCGCTTAATGTGTTATGTATCGTTGATGCAGTTGCAACCATCGGCGGAACAGAAGTAAAAGTAGATGAATGGCAGCTTGATGCAGTAATAGGTGGAACTCAAAAGTGTTTGTCTGTTCCTTCAGGTATGGCACCGATTTCGTATAATGATCGTATCGAACAAGTCATCAATGTAAGGAAAAAAGTAGAAAAGGGGATTGCGACAGAGGATGATTTATTAGATGTCAAGCAGCCAATTCGCAGCAACTATTTTGACTTAAGTCAACTGCAAGATTATTGGGGACCTAGAAGATTGAATCATCATACAGAAGCAACTTCAATGCTTTATGCATTACGAGAAGGAACACGAATTGTTTTACAAGAAGGACTAAAAGAACGATTTGAACGACATCTTCTACATGAAAAAGCACTTGTAGAAGGAATTAAAGCAATGGGTTTGAAGTTATTTAATGATGTTCCCTGGAAGCTGCCTATGGTCACATGCATTAACATTCCTGAAGGTATCGATGGTGAGTCAGTAAGAATGATGTTGCTCAGGCAGTTTGGAATTGAGATTGCTAGTTCATTCGGTCCTCTTCAAGGGAAGATTTGGAGGATCGGGACGATGGGATATAGCTGCCGAAAAGAAAATATCTTGTTTGTTCTGGCTGCTCTTGAGGGTGTCCTTATTCGTCACGGTGCTTCAGTCCAGGTAGGGCAAGGATTACAAGCGGCACTTAATGTATATGAGTTACCTCATTTAATAGTGAAGTAG
- a CDS encoding amidase, with protein MIDKWNAFVDKDLVIEQTASGKLDGLTFAVKDVFAIEDYTSGAGNPDWLRTHDPAKQHAPAIKRLLNHGAKLKGTTQTDELMYSLNGENFHYGTPMNPEAPGHIPGGSSSGSAVAVSSGLVDFSLGTDTGGSVRIPSSYCGIYGFRPTFGTVPIEGVIPLAKSFDTVGWMARQPKLLLDVGHILIEGQSGKGNFNKIFLGKDAWELLDKENKETILAYISSVEERMEDSEWIHISEEGLAEWANTFRIIQGIEIWEEHGEWIRKENPTFGPGIAERFHWTSTLKKSENKSRYDLREKIRESLSNLLGEEGLLVIPTAPGAAPLVHLHGEKAEQYRAKTMQLSCIAGLAGLPQVTLPLTKVNGLPIGLSFIANHNQDLKLLSFVKEFF; from the coding sequence ATGATTGATAAATGGAATGCATTCGTAGATAAGGATTTGGTCATTGAACAAACAGCGTCTGGAAAGTTAGACGGTTTAACGTTTGCGGTAAAAGATGTATTTGCGATTGAAGATTATACAAGTGGAGCAGGGAATCCTGATTGGCTTCGAACACATGATCCAGCAAAACAACATGCACCGGCTATAAAACGCCTCCTCAATCATGGGGCAAAGCTTAAGGGGACTACACAGACTGATGAACTTATGTACAGCTTGAATGGTGAGAATTTTCATTATGGTACACCTATGAACCCTGAGGCACCTGGTCATATTCCAGGAGGATCTTCTAGTGGATCGGCCGTTGCCGTTTCTTCTGGGCTCGTAGACTTTTCTCTAGGCACAGATACAGGCGGATCTGTTCGTATCCCTTCATCCTATTGTGGGATCTATGGCTTTCGGCCTACTTTCGGTACAGTCCCAATTGAAGGCGTTATTCCTTTAGCGAAAAGCTTTGATACTGTTGGCTGGATGGCTAGGCAACCAAAGTTGTTACTTGATGTCGGTCATATTCTTATAGAGGGTCAAAGTGGGAAGGGGAATTTTAATAAGATTTTCTTAGGGAAAGATGCTTGGGAGCTGTTGGATAAAGAAAACAAAGAGACAATATTAGCTTATATTTCTTCAGTTGAAGAGAGAATGGAAGACAGTGAGTGGATACATATATCAGAAGAAGGTTTAGCAGAATGGGCGAATACGTTTCGTATCATTCAAGGAATTGAGATATGGGAAGAACATGGTGAATGGATTCGTAAGGAGAATCCAACATTTGGCCCTGGTATTGCAGAAAGATTCCACTGGACAAGTACATTGAAAAAGAGTGAGAACAAATCCCGATATGATTTAAGAGAAAAAATTCGCGAATCGTTATCAAACCTTTTAGGAGAAGAAGGGTTATTAGTCATTCCAACTGCTCCTGGAGCAGCGCCATTGGTTCATTTACATGGAGAAAAAGCAGAGCAATATCGAGCAAAAACCATGCAGCTATCATGTATTGCTGGCTTGGCTGGCTTACCACAGGTTACGCTTCCTCTAACAAAAGTGAATGGGCTGCCGATAGGATTATCTTTTATCGCTAATCACAATCAAGACTTGAAATTATTGAGCTTTGTGAAAGAATTTTTTTAG
- a CDS encoding fumarylacetoacetate hydrolase family protein, translating to MKLATVYAEGEEVAAIISGDKVLTINTINEIAGKSWSTDLFSILQKGELAEMTIWYKEEGGNKLDQFPHFLEEIKYAPLYRNPGKIWGVGMNYMEKAIELSGKPPEEEPVIFMKPDTSLIGSEESIMLPSQSSEVTAEAELAIIIGETCKDVNVKDASRVVAGFTTTLDMTAKDIHAKNPRYMQRSKSFDTFFSFGPYFITVDEFSHIKDLSVETVLNGEVHHRNVVANMMYQPWWIISFFSHIMTLHPEDIIMTGTPGSVVIRDGDVVECHIQGFKPLRNPVSVVS from the coding sequence ATGAAACTAGCAACTGTGTATGCAGAAGGAGAAGAGGTCGCTGCAATTATTTCTGGTGATAAAGTTCTAACAATTAATACGATAAATGAGATAGCCGGAAAAAGCTGGAGTACAGACCTTTTTAGTATTTTACAAAAGGGCGAATTAGCTGAAATGACTATTTGGTATAAAGAAGAGGGAGGGAATAAATTGGATCAATTCCCTCATTTTTTAGAAGAAATAAAATATGCACCACTCTACCGAAATCCGGGGAAAATCTGGGGAGTCGGTATGAACTATATGGAAAAAGCAATAGAATTGTCAGGAAAGCCGCCGGAAGAAGAACCAGTCATTTTTATGAAGCCAGATACTAGCTTAATTGGTTCAGAGGAATCCATTATGCTACCTTCTCAGTCTAGTGAAGTTACAGCTGAAGCGGAGCTTGCAATCATTATTGGAGAAACCTGCAAAGATGTAAATGTTAAGGATGCCTCTAGAGTTGTCGCTGGCTTTACTACTACTTTAGATATGACTGCAAAGGATATTCATGCTAAAAACCCCCGTTATATGCAGCGATCAAAAAGCTTTGATACGTTTTTCAGCTTTGGTCCATATTTTATAACTGTTGATGAATTTTCTCATATAAAGGATCTTTCTGTAGAAACTGTTTTAAATGGAGAAGTACATCACCGTAATGTCGTTGCGAATATGATGTATCAACCTTGGTGGATTATATCCTTCTTTTCTCATATTATGACTTTACATCCAGAGGATATTATTATGACTGGCACTCCTGGATCTGTGGTGATTCGTGACGGGGATGTGGTTGAATGTCATATTCAGGGATTTAAACCGTTACGAAACCCAGTATCGGTAGTTTCTTAG
- a CDS encoding allantoinase, with product MEHLDILIKNGKAVLPTGVTETDIGIKDGKIAIVEKGIMNKAAIEWDTENQYIFPGMIDVHVHFSEPGREHWEGFHTGSMMMAAGGCTTYFDMPLNGIPSTINLEALSTKAEIGNGKSFIDFSLWGGLVPGNEKDLEALAEAGVIGFKAFLSSTGNKEFEAVDDLTLLNGMKRIAKLGKVLALHSESDAITNWLKEEKENEGKYSADDYLESRPIIAEVEAVERAIYYSELTGCPLHFVHISSAKAIEVIEQAKQKGMNITVETCPHYLLYNHEHLRGLGTIAKCAPPLREKEEQQKLISLLIENKFDMISSDHSPCPYELKDPNMYNMFQAWGGISGGQFTLLSMIELALKYKIPFDTVAKWTASAPAERFGLADRKGKIAIGADADLAIITLNESHTVTEENFYAKHKQSLYMGHTFPCRIVGTLNRGNLVFKEGVIVAPIPNGRWVKPCENASIKSV from the coding sequence ATGGAACATTTAGATATCCTGATTAAAAATGGAAAAGCTGTTCTTCCTACAGGTGTAACAGAAACTGATATTGGAATAAAAGATGGAAAAATTGCCATTGTGGAAAAAGGAATAATGAATAAAGCAGCTATAGAATGGGATACTGAAAATCAATATATTTTTCCGGGAATGATTGATGTACATGTACACTTTAGTGAACCAGGGAGAGAACACTGGGAAGGGTTCCATACAGGTTCAATGATGATGGCGGCTGGAGGATGTACGACTTATTTTGATATGCCGTTAAATGGAATTCCTTCAACCATAAATCTAGAGGCATTATCTACAAAAGCAGAGATTGGGAATGGAAAATCCTTTATTGACTTTAGCTTATGGGGCGGTCTTGTTCCGGGAAATGAAAAGGATTTAGAAGCTCTTGCTGAAGCTGGTGTGATAGGCTTTAAGGCGTTTCTTTCTTCAACAGGAAATAAAGAGTTTGAGGCAGTTGATGATCTAACTTTATTGAATGGTATGAAAAGAATCGCAAAATTGGGTAAGGTGTTAGCTCTTCATTCAGAAAGTGATGCAATTACGAACTGGTTAAAGGAAGAGAAAGAGAATGAAGGCAAATATAGTGCTGATGATTATTTAGAATCACGTCCGATTATCGCTGAGGTTGAGGCCGTAGAACGTGCCATTTACTATTCAGAACTTACTGGCTGTCCTCTACATTTTGTACACATAAGCTCTGCTAAAGCGATTGAAGTGATTGAGCAGGCAAAACAAAAAGGAATGAATATAACGGTAGAGACTTGTCCTCATTATTTATTATATAACCATGAACATTTAAGAGGATTAGGCACCATTGCTAAATGTGCTCCACCTTTACGTGAAAAAGAAGAGCAACAAAAATTAATTTCTCTTTTAATAGAAAATAAATTTGATATGATCTCATCAGATCATTCTCCATGTCCTTATGAATTAAAAGATCCTAATATGTATAATATGTTTCAAGCGTGGGGTGGAATTAGTGGCGGACAGTTTACATTGTTATCAATGATTGAGCTTGCCCTAAAGTATAAAATACCATTTGATACTGTCGCAAAATGGACAGCATCAGCCCCAGCAGAGAGATTCGGACTAGCGGATCGAAAGGGAAAAATAGCTATAGGTGCTGACGCTGATTTAGCAATTATCACATTAAATGAATCACATACAGTTACGGAAGAAAACTTTTATGCAAAGCATAAACAAAGCTTGTATATGGGACATACTTTCCCATGCCGAATCGTGGGAACTCTTAATAGAGGCAACTTGGTATTTAAAGAGGGAGTAATAGTGGCTCCGATTCCTAATGGCCGTTGGGTAAAGCCATGTGAAAATGCATCAATTAAATCAGTCTAG
- a CDS encoding aldo/keto reductase, with translation MEYKVLGKSGLLVSELCLGAMTFGKEVNEADSTKMIHRFLDQGGNFIDTADVYVGGESERIVGKAIKDRRSEVVLATKVRMRVGPHPNDFGYSRRRILEGVDQSLKRLNTDYIDLYQLHVWDNITPIEETIRTLDDLVSSGKVRYIGCSNFLAWQMMKALSYSDFHNLVRFISIQPQYSLLNREMDREVLPLCKEENVGVIPWAPIGGGFLTGKYSKGEVPTSGRLSNGVGESSWENRSNEKNFKILQAVQEVTHEIDKTPAQVALNWLLNKEEITSPIFGASSLDQFEENMGSVGWKLSEEHWDNLDKVSKLPSEYPTRFLEKFRR, from the coding sequence ATGGAATACAAAGTATTAGGAAAAAGTGGTTTGTTAGTGTCAGAGTTATGTTTAGGGGCAATGACCTTTGGGAAGGAAGTAAATGAAGCAGATTCCACTAAAATGATTCATCGCTTTCTAGACCAGGGTGGGAATTTTATTGATACAGCAGATGTTTATGTAGGTGGGGAATCTGAGCGTATTGTTGGTAAGGCAATTAAAGACCGACGCTCAGAAGTTGTATTAGCAACAAAGGTAAGAATGCGTGTAGGTCCACATCCAAATGATTTTGGTTATTCGCGTCGTCGTATTTTAGAGGGAGTTGACCAGAGTCTAAAGCGTTTAAATACAGATTATATTGATCTATATCAGCTTCATGTTTGGGATAATATTACTCCTATTGAAGAGACAATAAGAACGTTAGATGACCTCGTTAGCTCAGGAAAAGTAAGATACATAGGCTGTTCAAACTTTTTAGCTTGGCAAATGATGAAGGCTTTATCTTATAGTGATTTTCATAACCTTGTCCGATTTATTTCGATTCAGCCGCAATATAGTCTATTAAACCGTGAAATGGATAGAGAAGTACTTCCACTTTGTAAAGAAGAAAACGTTGGTGTGATTCCTTGGGCACCTATTGGTGGAGGGTTTTTAACAGGAAAATATAGTAAAGGTGAGGTCCCGACAAGTGGCAGGCTTTCAAATGGTGTTGGGGAATCAAGTTGGGAAAATAGATCCAATGAAAAGAACTTTAAAATATTACAAGCTGTACAAGAAGTGACACATGAAATTGATAAGACGCCTGCTCAAGTAGCATTGAACTGGTTATTAAACAAAGAGGAAATTACATCACCTATATTTGGGGCAAGCAGTTTAGATCAATTTGAAGAAAATATGGGAAGTGTAGGTTGGAAGTTAAGTGAAGAACATTGGGATAACCTTGACAAAGTTAGTAAGCTACCTAGTGAATACCCGACAAGATTTCTTGAAAAGTTTCGTAGGTAG